One genomic window of Microbacterium testaceum StLB037 includes the following:
- a CDS encoding Gfo/Idh/MocA family protein — protein MGDRPEEHPAAAYTVRPVEHPRPIVIIGTGGIVKDAHLPAYRKAGLPVWGLVNRTVARARALADEYGIDQVFRTVAEAVADAPADAVYDIALMPEQYLDTLEALPDGAAVLIQKPLGHSLSEGIALRDLCRRKGLVAAVNTQLRFAPYIAAARRLIAEGAIGEVYDMQVRVAVDTPWHLFPHVFGLDRLEITMHSVHYLDLVRSFFGDPDAVSAVTVRHPEKPEIATTRSTILMRYRDRPLRVTVSTNHDHAFGPGHEESFVQWEGTRGAIRAQMGLLLDYPDGGPDSLEMVLLDEKDAGWQPVPFEGSWFPDAFIGSMGAVQRFVEGEVPTLPTSVDDVLHTMAVVEAAYASEDHEGVPVIVPDPQENE, from the coding sequence ATGGGCGATCGACCCGAGGAGCACCCCGCCGCGGCGTACACCGTGCGGCCGGTGGAGCATCCGCGTCCCATCGTGATCATCGGCACGGGAGGGATCGTCAAGGACGCCCACCTGCCGGCCTATCGCAAGGCGGGCCTCCCCGTGTGGGGGCTGGTGAACCGCACAGTGGCGCGTGCCCGAGCGCTCGCCGACGAGTACGGCATCGATCAGGTCTTCAGGACGGTCGCCGAGGCCGTCGCGGATGCCCCCGCCGACGCCGTCTACGACATCGCGCTCATGCCCGAGCAGTATCTCGACACCCTCGAGGCGTTGCCCGACGGCGCGGCGGTCCTCATCCAGAAGCCGCTCGGCCACTCGTTGAGCGAGGGCATCGCCCTACGCGATCTCTGTCGCCGGAAGGGACTCGTCGCCGCGGTCAACACGCAGCTGCGTTTCGCGCCGTACATCGCCGCGGCCCGACGCCTGATCGCCGAGGGAGCGATCGGCGAGGTCTACGACATGCAGGTGCGCGTCGCGGTCGACACCCCGTGGCACCTGTTCCCGCATGTGTTCGGCCTCGACCGCCTCGAGATCACGATGCACAGCGTCCACTACCTCGATCTCGTGCGGTCGTTCTTCGGCGACCCCGACGCGGTCAGCGCGGTGACCGTCCGGCATCCGGAGAAGCCCGAGATCGCGACCACACGCTCGACGATCCTGATGCGCTATCGGGATCGCCCCCTGCGCGTCACCGTGAGCACGAACCACGACCATGCCTTCGGGCCGGGGCACGAGGAGAGCTTCGTGCAGTGGGAGGGCACGCGCGGGGCGATCCGCGCCCAGATGGGCCTTCTGCTCGACTATCCGGACGGCGGTCCCGACTCTCTCGAGATGGTGCTGCTCGACGAGAAGGATGCCGGTTGGCAGCCCGTGCCGTTCGAGGGGTCGTGGTTCCCCGACGCCTTCATCGGCTCGATGGGTGCCGTCCAGCGCTTCGTCGAGGGAGAGGTGCCGACGCTGCCGACCTCCGTGGACGACGTGCTGCACACCATGGCGGTCGTCGAGGCCGCCTACGCTTCCGAGGATCACGAGGGCGTTCCCGTGATCGTGCCCGACCCCCAGGAGAACGAATGA
- a CDS encoding FadR/GntR family transcriptional regulator, which yields MAETDDASLVDRVTQRLITAVAVGEFLPGTRLPAERDLSPLLGVGRTTVRAALDDLSARGLIEKRRGRAGGTFVAEEWPASIVVGVDRWFEQRWSDLVDACTASAMLHSSLARLAAERRTDADIAVMRDRLAAFHAADSGNPKQRADSLLHLSIIDAAHNTALRDILLEHERHLSLSAPAHPWGDRESHRRMESRAAREHDAIVAAIVTAAPDEAADLARRHVQIDLELFTEAREFARRRAAAAHG from the coding sequence ATGGCCGAGACCGACGACGCCTCCCTGGTGGACCGCGTCACCCAGCGCCTCATCACCGCCGTCGCGGTGGGTGAGTTCCTGCCCGGCACCCGCCTGCCCGCCGAACGCGACCTCTCCCCCTTGCTCGGCGTGGGACGCACGACCGTGCGCGCCGCCCTCGACGATCTGTCCGCGCGCGGACTGATCGAGAAGCGCCGCGGTCGCGCCGGCGGCACCTTCGTCGCCGAGGAGTGGCCCGCCTCGATCGTCGTCGGCGTCGACCGCTGGTTCGAGCAGCGCTGGAGCGACCTGGTCGACGCGTGCACCGCGAGCGCGATGCTGCACTCCTCCCTCGCCCGCCTCGCCGCGGAACGACGGACGGATGCCGACATCGCGGTCATGCGCGACCGCCTGGCCGCCTTCCACGCGGCGGACTCGGGCAACCCGAAGCAGCGTGCCGACAGCCTCCTGCACCTGTCGATCATCGACGCCGCGCACAACACCGCCCTGCGCGACATCCTGCTCGAGCACGAGCGACACCTGTCGCTGTCGGCGCCGGCGCACCCGTGGGGCGACCGCGAGAGTCACCGCCGCATGGAGTCCCGCGCGGCACGAGAGCACGACGCGATCGTGGCCGCGATCGTGACGGCCGCCCCCGACGAGGCCGCCGACCTCGCCCGCCGACACGTGCAGATCGACCTCGAACTCTTCACCGAGGCGCGGGAGTTCGCGCGCCGGCGCGCGGCCGCGGCGCACGGCTGA
- a CDS encoding type III polyketide synthase, whose translation MTARILSIGTALPETRVAQSTLRDLFAAQPGFDRKAQRLVGAAFDAAAIDARHVVLPQLAGGDGGALGVRDGDTLLMPPTGARNDEYRRTAPALFAEASRAAIAGSGRTADAITHVVTVSCTGMFAPGPDFHLVRDLGLTPTAERYHLGFIGCAAAIPALRLAARIVAADPEAVVLVACAELCSLHWQTSSDPDQIVAASVFADGAAAAVVASGIDGSPGLDLDGFATHLTGEGERDMAWTVGDSGFEMTLTPEVPRIIGREIAAIAADVIGDLGEIDAWAVHPGGRSILDRVEQALDMDAAALAPSREVLRAHGNMSSATLLFILRDLLADPARDDGDRVAALAFGPGLTVEAARLTLRRA comes from the coding sequence ATGACCGCGCGCATCCTCTCGATCGGCACGGCCCTGCCCGAAACGCGCGTCGCCCAATCCACGCTCCGCGACCTCTTCGCCGCCCAGCCCGGGTTCGACCGCAAGGCGCAGCGGCTGGTCGGTGCCGCGTTCGACGCGGCGGCGATCGACGCCCGGCACGTCGTCCTCCCGCAGCTCGCCGGTGGCGACGGCGGCGCGCTCGGCGTGCGCGACGGCGACACCCTGCTCATGCCCCCGACCGGAGCCCGCAACGACGAGTACCGCCGGACGGCACCGGCCCTGTTCGCGGAAGCCTCGCGCGCCGCGATCGCCGGCTCAGGACGGACCGCGGATGCCATCACCCACGTCGTGACCGTCTCCTGCACCGGGATGTTCGCCCCCGGCCCCGACTTTCACCTCGTGCGCGACCTCGGCCTCACCCCCACGGCGGAGCGATACCACCTGGGCTTCATCGGCTGCGCGGCCGCGATCCCGGCGCTGCGGTTGGCCGCGCGCATCGTCGCCGCCGATCCCGAGGCCGTCGTGCTCGTGGCCTGCGCCGAGCTGTGCTCGCTGCACTGGCAGACCTCGTCGGATCCCGACCAGATCGTCGCCGCGTCGGTGTTCGCCGACGGCGCGGCGGCGGCGGTCGTGGCATCCGGAATCGACGGATCCCCCGGCCTCGACCTCGACGGATTCGCGACCCACCTCACCGGCGAGGGCGAACGCGACATGGCGTGGACCGTCGGCGACTCGGGCTTCGAGATGACCCTGACCCCCGAGGTCCCCCGCATCATCGGCCGCGAGATCGCCGCCATCGCAGCCGACGTGATCGGCGACCTCGGCGAGATCGACGCGTGGGCCGTGCACCCCGGGGGCCGCAGCATCCTGGATCGCGTCGAGCAGGCCCTCGACATGGATGCCGCCGCCCTCGCGCCGTCGAGAGAGGTGCTGCGCGCGCACGGCAACATGTCGAGCGCGACCCTGCTGTTCATCCTGCGCGACCTCCTCGCGGATCCCGCCCGCGACGACGGCGACCGGGTCGCGGCCCTCGCCTTCGGCCCGGGGCTCACGGTGGAGGCGGCGCGCCTGACGCTGCGCCGCGCGTGA
- a CDS encoding MerR family transcriptional regulator translates to MTDAHTMQIGELAERTGLSIRTLRHYDEIGLLRPSARSDGGFRLYTPDDESRLLLIRRMKPLGYSLEQMGELLTVVDGLDADPTDAALAARLADIRDEALLRRDDLRRKLAAADEFVAQLEAR, encoded by the coding sequence ATGACCGACGCGCACACCATGCAGATCGGCGAGCTCGCCGAGCGCACCGGGCTGTCGATCCGCACACTCCGCCACTACGACGAGATCGGGCTCCTGCGTCCCTCCGCGCGGAGTGACGGGGGCTTCCGGCTGTACACGCCCGACGACGAGTCGCGCCTGCTGCTGATCCGCCGCATGAAGCCGCTGGGGTATTCGCTCGAGCAGATGGGCGAGTTGCTCACCGTCGTCGACGGACTCGACGCCGACCCGACCGACGCCGCGCTCGCGGCGCGCCTCGCCGACATCCGCGACGAGGCCCTGCTGCGTCGCGACGACCTGCGCCGCAAGCTCGCCGCGGCGGACGAGTTCGTCGCGCAGTTGGAGGCGCGATGA
- a CDS encoding GNAT family N-acetyltransferase, with amino-acid sequence MTAHDLALEGHGIRLTPAHPDDAAEAWALTDAALWAGMTTPWPESPDAYAERIEQQRQTPGMLAFMVRDAETSGIRGSTTFYDHAPAQGRVEIGTTWYGRAFQGGRTNPAAKLLLLEQAFDAWALNRVALRCDARNERSARAIERLGATPEGRLRHHRVAADGSIGDTLYFSILREEWPGVRAGLEERLSA; translated from the coding sequence ATGACCGCCCACGACCTCGCGCTCGAGGGTCATGGCATCCGTCTCACTCCCGCGCATCCGGACGATGCCGCCGAAGCCTGGGCTCTGACCGACGCCGCCCTCTGGGCGGGGATGACCACGCCGTGGCCCGAGTCCCCGGACGCCTACGCCGAACGCATCGAACAGCAGCGGCAGACCCCGGGAATGCTCGCCTTCATGGTTCGGGATGCCGAGACCTCCGGCATCCGCGGATCGACGACGTTCTACGACCACGCGCCGGCGCAGGGCCGGGTCGAGATCGGGACGACCTGGTACGGCCGCGCATTCCAGGGCGGGCGGACCAATCCGGCGGCGAAGCTTCTGCTGCTCGAGCAGGCGTTCGACGCCTGGGCGCTGAATCGCGTGGCGCTGCGCTGCGACGCGCGCAACGAGCGCAGCGCGCGGGCGATCGAACGCCTCGGTGCGACGCCCGAGGGGCGGCTGCGCCACCACCGGGTCGCCGCGGACGGCTCGATCGGCGACACCCTGTACTTCTCGATCCTTCGAGAGGAGTGGCCGGGCGTGCGGGCCGGCCTCGAGGAGCGGCTGAGCGCCTGA
- a CDS encoding helix-turn-helix domain-containing protein, translating to MEHTKLETRDAAIVEEMWRSVVPGARISRAEAIQPALNWQAVSDTGFAFCDYTIGSTMLVESDPLDQIVVGRIAGSRVAGTYRRERIDTAVPFMVVDRPLEVAFTGRIAGTAVAFSRTDFDDAARRLSGDEGLRVRATGHAPVSEQRMRYWTRTWEYARDVLLRSSERTPLIQHQARTLMLEASLLSFPTTFTDALAAGRPARPLPAPVRRAKAYIEAHAAESVVLADIAQAARLSPRGLQYAFRASTGRTPMQYLRRVRLDAARADLRSADPSVDTVAAIAARWGFSNLGRFAAMYRGEFGETPSTTLRS from the coding sequence GTGGAGCATACGAAACTCGAGACCAGGGATGCCGCGATCGTCGAGGAGATGTGGCGGTCGGTCGTCCCGGGAGCCCGGATCTCGCGTGCCGAAGCGATTCAGCCGGCGCTGAACTGGCAGGCCGTCTCGGACACGGGCTTCGCCTTCTGCGACTACACCATCGGGTCGACGATGCTCGTCGAGTCCGATCCCCTCGACCAGATCGTCGTGGGACGCATCGCCGGGTCGCGCGTGGCGGGGACGTACCGCCGGGAACGGATCGACACCGCCGTGCCGTTCATGGTCGTCGATCGCCCGCTCGAGGTGGCCTTCACCGGACGCATCGCCGGCACCGCCGTCGCGTTCTCGCGGACGGACTTCGACGACGCCGCCCGGCGGCTCTCCGGCGACGAGGGACTACGGGTCCGTGCGACCGGTCACGCGCCCGTCAGCGAGCAACGGATGCGGTACTGGACGCGCACGTGGGAGTACGCCCGCGACGTGCTGCTGCGGTCGTCGGAGCGCACGCCCCTGATCCAGCACCAGGCGCGGACGCTCATGCTGGAAGCGTCTCTGCTCTCGTTCCCCACGACCTTCACCGACGCGCTCGCCGCGGGCCGACCCGCACGCCCCCTGCCCGCGCCGGTACGCCGGGCGAAGGCGTACATCGAGGCGCACGCGGCGGAGTCGGTCGTCCTCGCCGACATCGCGCAGGCGGCGCGGCTGTCTCCGCGCGGCCTGCAGTACGCGTTCCGCGCGTCCACGGGCCGCACGCCGATGCAGTACCTGCGCCGCGTCCGCCTGGATGCCGCCCGCGCCGACCTGCGCAGCGCCGATCCGTCGGTGGACACCGTCGCCGCCATCGCCGCGCGCTGGGGGTTCTCGAACCTCGGCCGCTTCGCCGCGATGTACCGCGGGGAGTTCGGCGAGACGCCGTCGACGACGCTGCGTTCCTGA
- a CDS encoding L-rhamnose mutarotase, whose product MRRFASVIGVSPENREEYERYHAAVWPGVLEQITRSNIRNYSIYRYGELLFAYYEYVGDDYEADMAAMAADPETQRWWSVQEPLQSPVPDRREGEWWHELPEIFHLD is encoded by the coding sequence ATGAGAAGGTTCGCGTCCGTCATCGGCGTCTCGCCCGAGAACCGCGAAGAGTACGAGCGGTACCACGCGGCCGTGTGGCCCGGGGTGCTCGAGCAGATCACGCGGAGCAACATCCGCAACTACTCGATCTACCGCTACGGCGAGCTGCTGTTCGCGTACTACGAGTACGTCGGCGACGACTACGAGGCCGACATGGCGGCGATGGCGGCCGACCCCGAGACCCAGCGCTGGTGGTCGGTGCAGGAGCCCCTGCAGAGCCCGGTCCCCGACCGGCGCGAGGGCGAGTGGTGGCACGAGCTGCCCGAGATCTTCCACCTCGACTGA
- a CDS encoding SulP family inorganic anion transporter, with protein sequence MTDVSARPRPEPTVLHALRSPRLLTREVLAGLVVAIALIPEAIAFSIIAGVDPRLGLFSSFVMAVAIAFLGGRPAMISAATGAVALVIAPVAREHGVDYLLATVILGGILQVILGLLGVAKLMRFIPRSVMVGFVNALAILIFTAQVPQLIGVPWAVYPIAAAGLAIMYLLPRVTKAVPAPLVAIVLLTGAAVVFGISVPTVGDQGALPESLPALLLPNVPLTLDTLGVILPFALAMAVVGLLESLMTAALVDDITDTPSSKTRESLGQGAANVLSGLFGGMGGCAMIGQTMINVKASGARTRISTFLAGVFLLVLVLVFGDVVAIIPMAVLVAVMIVVSIATFDWHSIRPSTLRRMPVSETVVMVLTVAVTVWTHNLAIGVGVGVIAAAVLFARRVASLTSVTRSVEGDTARYVVEGELFFASSNDLTTKFAYHRDPARVVIDLSRSHVWDASTVAALDAVQTKYAHLGTTVELEGMNAAAARFHGRLSGELGAGH encoded by the coding sequence ATGACCGACGTCTCCGCGCGTCCGCGCCCCGAGCCCACCGTGCTGCACGCTCTGCGGTCGCCGCGCCTGCTCACCCGCGAGGTGCTCGCGGGCCTCGTCGTGGCGATCGCGCTGATCCCCGAGGCGATCGCGTTCTCGATCATCGCGGGCGTCGATCCCCGCCTCGGGCTCTTCTCGTCCTTCGTGATGGCGGTCGCGATCGCCTTCCTCGGCGGTCGCCCCGCCATGATCAGCGCCGCGACCGGCGCCGTCGCGCTCGTCATCGCTCCTGTCGCCCGCGAGCACGGGGTGGATTACCTGCTCGCGACGGTGATCCTCGGCGGCATCCTTCAGGTGATCCTCGGGCTCCTGGGGGTCGCGAAGCTCATGCGCTTCATCCCGCGGAGCGTCATGGTCGGCTTCGTGAACGCGCTCGCGATCCTCATCTTCACGGCGCAGGTGCCCCAGCTCATCGGGGTGCCGTGGGCGGTGTACCCGATCGCGGCGGCGGGCCTCGCCATCATGTACCTGCTCCCGCGCGTGACGAAGGCCGTTCCGGCGCCTCTCGTCGCGATCGTCCTGCTCACCGGCGCCGCGGTCGTGTTCGGCATCTCCGTGCCCACGGTGGGCGACCAGGGGGCGCTGCCCGAGAGCCTCCCCGCCCTGCTCCTCCCGAACGTGCCACTCACCCTCGACACCCTCGGCGTGATCCTCCCGTTCGCCCTCGCGATGGCCGTCGTCGGACTCCTCGAGTCGCTGATGACGGCCGCCCTCGTCGACGACATCACCGACACCCCGTCATCGAAGACGCGCGAGTCGCTCGGGCAGGGCGCGGCCAACGTGCTCTCGGGCCTGTTCGGCGGCATGGGCGGCTGCGCGATGATCGGCCAGACGATGATCAACGTGAAGGCCTCGGGCGCGCGCACCCGCATCTCGACCTTCCTCGCGGGCGTCTTCCTGCTGGTGCTCGTGCTGGTGTTCGGCGACGTCGTGGCGATCATCCCCATGGCCGTGCTGGTGGCGGTGATGATCGTCGTGTCGATCGCGACCTTCGACTGGCACAGCATCCGCCCCTCGACCCTGCGGCGGATGCCGGTGAGCGAGACGGTCGTGATGGTGCTGACCGTGGCCGTCACCGTGTGGACGCACAACCTCGCGATCGGCGTCGGGGTCGGCGTGATCGCCGCCGCGGTGCTGTTCGCCCGCCGCGTGGCTTCGCTGACGAGCGTCACCCGCTCGGTCGAGGGCGACACCGCGCGCTACGTCGTCGAGGGCGAACTCTTCTTCGCGTCGAGCAACGACCTCACCACGAAGTTCGCGTACCACCGCGACCCCGCGCGGGTCGTCATCGACCTCTCGCGCTCGCACGTGTGGGATGCCTCGACGGTGGCGGCCCTGGATGCCGTGCAGACGAAGTACGCGCACCTCGGCACCACCGTGGAGCTCGAGGGGATGAACGCCGCGGCGGCGCGCTTCCACGGGCGGCTGAGCGGGGAGCTCGGCGCGGGTCACTGA
- a CDS encoding methyltransferase domain-containing protein, which produces MIRARGAWGGLAHRDTALTELMDDPDCDPRALAATYRRFGLVNRLVSAWGHVYRTRVRPELRALGRPARVLDLGCGGGDVVARLAVLAARDGLDVEWVGADPDPRALEAARERESPGVRFVAHGSQDLLAAGERFDLVLSNHVLHHLDAEGLRQFADDSLALSRGRVLHADIARGRLAYALYAVGISPLAAGTFLRVDGLRSIRRSYRPAELAAALGSPWHVESPAPFRVLAVADGRADA; this is translated from the coding sequence GTGATCCGGGCTCGCGGAGCGTGGGGCGGGCTCGCCCATCGGGACACCGCTCTGACCGAGCTGATGGACGATCCCGACTGCGACCCGCGCGCGCTCGCGGCGACCTACCGCCGCTTCGGCCTCGTGAACCGGCTCGTCTCGGCATGGGGGCACGTGTATCGCACGCGCGTCCGCCCGGAGCTGCGGGCGCTCGGCCGCCCGGCCCGCGTGCTCGACCTCGGGTGCGGGGGCGGGGACGTCGTCGCCCGCCTCGCTGTCCTCGCCGCGCGCGACGGCCTCGACGTCGAGTGGGTGGGCGCCGACCCCGACCCGCGGGCGCTCGAGGCGGCCCGCGAGCGGGAGAGCCCGGGCGTGCGCTTCGTGGCGCACGGCTCGCAGGATCTGCTCGCCGCCGGCGAGCGCTTCGACCTCGTCCTGTCGAACCACGTCCTGCACCACCTCGACGCCGAGGGCCTGCGGCAGTTCGCCGACGATTCCCTCGCCCTCTCGCGCGGACGGGTCCTGCACGCCGACATCGCCCGCGGGCGCCTCGCCTACGCCCTGTACGCCGTCGGCATCAGTCCGCTGGCTGCGGGGACCTTCCTGCGGGTGGACGGGCTGCGGTCCATCCGCCGCAGCTACCGGCCCGCCGAACTGGCCGCCGCACTCGGTTCGCCGTGGCACGTCGAGTCGCCCGCACCCTTCCGGGTGCTCGCCGTCGCGGACGGACGCGCGGATGCCTGA
- a CDS encoding FAD-dependent oxidoreductase, translated as MPEVLVVGAGPVGLALAADLRARGVEVDVVEKRTAIGGGTRAIGIHSPALAHLEASGATDELLARAVHIERGEARADGRLLAAIRFDRLRARHPYVAALPQADTVAVLTRLAPPVRHGVTVTAVSDDGASVRARTTGPHGEEEIRARLVVVASGWAGRDLVYCPGAVRTHRYPDRYAMADVVAPGGPVARVHLERAGVLESFPLPDGHRRLVAWAGTEEIPDATAFLRRAVAERAGLEVDIAEATTFRVRRAVAPALRRGRVIVVGDAAHEVSPIGGQGMNLGLLDALTLAPLLSRWLRTDAPDGLARWERDRLASARHAARLAALNTFLGRALGPSAHAAKTAALRTVLRGPGGTAFTRAYAMQLDRAARR; from the coding sequence ATGCCTGAGGTCCTCGTCGTCGGCGCCGGTCCCGTCGGGCTCGCGCTGGCCGCCGACCTCCGGGCGCGGGGCGTCGAGGTCGACGTCGTCGAGAAGCGGACGGCGATCGGCGGGGGGACGCGAGCCATCGGCATCCATTCCCCCGCCCTCGCCCACCTCGAAGCCTCCGGAGCGACCGACGAACTGCTGGCGCGGGCCGTCCACATCGAGCGCGGCGAAGCCCGGGCCGACGGACGACTGCTCGCGGCGATCCGCTTCGACCGGCTGCGCGCGCGTCACCCGTACGTCGCCGCGCTCCCGCAAGCCGACACCGTCGCGGTGCTCACCCGCCTCGCCCCACCGGTCCGGCACGGCGTGACCGTCACGGCGGTCTCGGACGACGGCGCTTCGGTGCGGGCTCGTACCACCGGCCCGCACGGCGAGGAGGAGATCCGCGCGCGGCTCGTCGTCGTGGCATCCGGATGGGCGGGACGAGACCTCGTCTACTGCCCCGGCGCCGTGCGCACGCACCGGTACCCCGACCGGTACGCGATGGCCGACGTCGTCGCCCCCGGCGGCCCCGTCGCGCGCGTCCACCTCGAGCGCGCAGGAGTGCTCGAGTCGTTCCCCCTCCCGGACGGCCACCGCCGCCTCGTGGCCTGGGCCGGGACGGAGGAGATCCCGGATGCCACGGCCTTCCTCCGCCGTGCCGTCGCCGAACGCGCCGGGCTCGAGGTCGACATCGCGGAAGCGACCACGTTCCGCGTCCGCCGGGCGGTGGCTCCCGCGCTCCGCCGTGGCCGCGTGATCGTCGTCGGCGACGCGGCGCACGAGGTGAGCCCGATCGGCGGTCAGGGCATGAACCTCGGGCTGCTCGACGCACTGACCCTCGCGCCCCTGCTCTCGCGGTGGCTCCGGACGGACGCGCCCGACGGACTCGCGCGCTGGGAACGCGATCGCCTCGCGTCGGCGCGGCACGCGGCCCGTCTCGCGGCGCTCAACACGTTCCTCGGGCGCGCGCTCGGCCCGTCGGCGCACGCCGCGAAGACCGCGGCGCTGCGCACGGTCCTGCGCGGACCGGGCGGCACGGCCTTCACCCGCGCCTACGCGATGCAGCTGGATCGGGCCGCCCGCCGCTGA
- a CDS encoding MarR family winged helix-turn-helix transcriptional regulator has protein sequence MSSSSDSPAGSASETSLGRALRAYGEARRIAVAEARRQLSLNELDARALLFVVDNPGARPSDVRDFLGITSAGVTTLIDRLVQRGAVRRDLDTEDRRVNHITALVDLDEHPWSLLRAFDRSIDTAVGELDPGDGERLARILEQVVAAATRAD, from the coding sequence GTGTCGTCGTCATCCGATTCGCCCGCCGGTTCCGCTTCGGAAACGTCGCTGGGTCGCGCCCTCCGGGCGTATGGCGAGGCGCGGCGCATCGCCGTCGCCGAGGCCCGCCGTCAGCTGTCTCTGAACGAGCTCGACGCCCGAGCACTGCTCTTCGTCGTCGACAATCCGGGCGCCCGGCCGTCTGACGTCCGCGATTTCCTCGGGATCACCTCGGCGGGCGTCACGACCCTCATCGATCGACTCGTTCAGCGGGGAGCGGTGCGGCGCGACCTCGACACCGAGGATCGTCGCGTCAACCACATCACCGCGCTCGTCGACCTCGACGAGCACCCGTGGTCGCTTCTGCGCGCGTTCGATCGCTCCATCGACACGGCGGTCGGCGAGCTCGACCCCGGTGACGGGGAACGGCTGGCGCGGATCCTCGAGCAGGTCGTCGCCGCGGCCACGCGGGCAGACTGA
- a CDS encoding glycosyltransferase: protein MSRPVRVLSLYEGFFAGGARILHSDVVASLAATGGHEHQVLSLTSAARRDASVQHAHDDARYRRLRDAGVGITTFDRVAGDHPIAPDAFTPAELDRAAALFDEADVVLSLKEQPLSLVLALAQAGLLPSRPTAACLHRSDPTHSGPALGWLRDAADSGAVSATIACAVSTSDAYARAGITASEAWIIDNGIDTRRFRPGTRLERRRIRAGLGIPESAPVVLLAARFDAMKDPGLFLAAVARHARRFPDTHYVMCGSGMTAQNAAFTPLVAESGVDAGTHLHALGLREDMPQLYRIADVVALTSAFGEASPLCLAEGAASGAIPVTTDVGDAARVVEGFGLVTPRDPDRIAGTWEYALAHRVAMRSAAIRARARLDRRRMIDDYRGAISGLLLRDALAA, encoded by the coding sequence ATGTCTCGACCCGTGCGCGTGCTTTCCCTGTACGAGGGGTTCTTCGCGGGAGGCGCGCGGATCCTGCACTCCGATGTCGTGGCGAGCCTCGCCGCGACCGGCGGCCACGAGCATCAGGTGCTGTCGTTGACCTCGGCCGCTCGTCGCGACGCCTCGGTGCAGCACGCGCACGACGACGCGCGGTACCGCCGCCTGCGCGACGCGGGCGTCGGCATCACGACGTTCGACCGCGTCGCCGGTGACCACCCCATCGCGCCCGACGCCTTCACCCCCGCAGAACTCGACCGCGCCGCAGCGCTCTTCGACGAGGCCGATGTCGTGCTGTCGCTCAAGGAGCAGCCCTTGAGCCTCGTGCTCGCCCTCGCTCAGGCGGGTCTCCTGCCCTCTCGCCCGACGGCCGCGTGCCTGCACCGCTCCGACCCCACCCACTCCGGCCCCGCCCTCGGATGGCTGAGGGATGCCGCCGACTCCGGCGCCGTGTCCGCGACGATCGCCTGCGCGGTCTCGACGTCCGATGCCTACGCGCGCGCGGGCATCACCGCGTCCGAGGCGTGGATCATCGACAACGGCATCGACACCCGACGCTTCCGTCCCGGGACACGGCTCGAGCGTCGACGGATCCGGGCGGGTCTCGGCATCCCGGAATCCGCTCCCGTGGTCCTGCTCGCCGCGCGCTTCGACGCGATGAAGGACCCGGGGCTCTTCCTCGCCGCGGTCGCGCGGCACGCGCGGCGGTTCCCCGACACGCACTACGTCATGTGCGGCTCGGGGATGACGGCCCAGAACGCCGCCTTCACCCCGCTCGTCGCCGAGAGCGGAGTGGATGCGGGAACGCACCTGCACGCGCTCGGGCTGCGCGAGGACATGCCGCAGCTCTACCGCATCGCCGATGTCGTCGCGCTCACCAGCGCCTTCGGGGAGGCCTCACCCCTCTGCTTGGCCGAGGGCGCGGCATCCGGGGCGATCCCCGTGACCACGGACGTCGGCGATGCCGCTCGCGTCGTCGAGGGCTTCGGCCTCGTCACCCCGCGCGATCCGGACCGGATCGCCGGCACGTGGGAGTACGCGCTCGCTCACCGGGTCGCTATGCGATCGGCGGCGATCCGCGCGCGAGCCCGCCTGGACCGCCGCCGGATGATCGACGACTACCGCGGCGCGATCTCGGGCCTGCTCCTGCGCGACGCCCTCGCCGCATGA